A single region of the Enterobacter cloacae complex sp. R_G8 genome encodes:
- a CDS encoding MFS transporter, translated as MNTSVVSPGRAGLILLLTGQMLPLIDTSITNVALDAITHSLHATATELELIVALYGVAFAVCLALGSKLGDNLGRRRLFMWGVASFGLASLLCGMAGTIEQLLAARIIQGAGAALIVPQILATLHVTLKGTAHAKAISLFGGIGGIAFIVGQMGGGWLVSADIAGLGWRNAFFINVPVCLVVLALSRRYVPETRRETPSRIDWAGTVLLAAILCCLLFPMALGPQWHWSWPLKAALMAIIPLGYLMVLNARKKEREDAHPLIPPRLMQLRSIRFGVLIALLFFSVWSGFMFCMALTMQTGLGMAPWQSGNSFIALGVTYFISAWFAPRLIARYSSSTILLTGLVIQIIGLLALIATFRLWGMHNTALTLAPATGLVGYGQALIVNSFYRIGMRDIQPDDAGAASAILSTLQQAALGLGPAIFGAILLHALQNHHGDYTQAINVFLAVETGMMIVLGLATLRMRHRLCLPVVKTCHATK; from the coding sequence ATGAATACGTCAGTTGTTTCACCGGGTCGCGCAGGCCTGATATTGCTGTTAACCGGCCAGATGCTGCCGCTGATTGATACCTCGATCACCAACGTGGCGCTGGACGCTATCACCCACTCCTTGCATGCCACCGCCACCGAACTGGAGCTGATTGTCGCGCTCTACGGCGTGGCCTTCGCCGTCTGCCTTGCCCTTGGCAGCAAGCTCGGGGATAACCTCGGGCGCCGTCGTCTGTTTATGTGGGGCGTGGCAAGTTTTGGCCTGGCGTCGCTACTGTGCGGAATGGCGGGAACCATTGAGCAGCTGCTTGCCGCGCGCATCATTCAGGGCGCAGGCGCGGCGCTGATCGTGCCGCAAATTCTCGCCACCCTGCACGTGACGCTCAAAGGTACGGCTCACGCCAAAGCGATCAGCCTGTTTGGCGGTATCGGCGGCATTGCGTTTATCGTCGGGCAGATGGGCGGCGGCTGGCTGGTGTCGGCGGATATCGCCGGGCTGGGCTGGCGTAACGCCTTCTTTATCAACGTGCCTGTCTGTCTGGTGGTCCTGGCGTTGAGCCGTCGCTATGTGCCGGAAACCCGTCGCGAAACGCCGTCGCGCATTGACTGGGCGGGCACCGTTCTGCTGGCAGCCATTCTCTGCTGCCTGCTGTTCCCGATGGCCCTCGGCCCCCAGTGGCACTGGTCCTGGCCGCTGAAAGCCGCACTGATGGCGATTATCCCGCTGGGGTATCTGATGGTCTTAAATGCCCGTAAAAAGGAGCGTGAGGATGCCCATCCGCTGATCCCGCCGCGTCTGATGCAGCTTCGCAGCATCCGCTTTGGCGTACTGATTGCGCTGCTCTTTTTCAGCGTCTGGTCCGGGTTTATGTTCTGTATGGCGCTGACCATGCAAACCGGTCTCGGAATGGCGCCGTGGCAGTCAGGAAACAGTTTTATCGCCCTGGGGGTGACCTATTTTATTTCGGCATGGTTTGCCCCGCGTCTGATTGCCCGCTACAGCAGCAGTACGATCCTGCTGACCGGGCTGGTCATCCAGATTATCGGCCTGCTGGCGCTGATTGCCACGTTCCGCCTCTGGGGCATGCACAACACGGCGCTGACCCTGGCACCGGCAACCGGGCTGGTCGGCTATGGGCAGGCGCTGATCGTCAACAGCTTCTACCGCATCGGGATGCGCGACATTCAGCCTGACGATGCCGGGGCGGCCAGCGCGATTTTAAGTACGCTGCAGCAGGCCGCCCTGGGGCTTGGCCCGGCGATTTTTGGTGCGATCCTGCTGCACGCGCTGCAAAACCACCACGGCGATTACACCCAGGCGATTAACGTCTTCCTCGCCGTGGAAACCGGCATGATGATCGTGCTAGGGCTGGCAACGTTACGTATGCGCCATCGTCTGTGCCTGCCGGTGGTGAAAACCTGCCACGCCACCAAATAA
- a CDS encoding mechanosensitive ion channel family protein produces MQELIAQVEELGIEINHTTSLVIIFGIIFLTAIIVHFILHKVVLRAFEKRAQASSHLWLQIITQNKLFHRLAFTLQGIIVNVQAVLWLQKGSEAAEMLTTCAKLWVMVYALLSFFSLLDVIFNLSQKMATASQLPLKGIFQGIKLVSAILVGILIISLLIGQSPAILISGLGAMAAVLILVFKDPILGLVAGIQLSANDMLKLGDWLEMPKYGANGTVTDIGLTTVKVRNFDNTITTIPTWALVSDAFINWSGMSASGGRRIKRSLNIDTTSIHFLDEHEQQKLIQAKLLKPYLAARHEEINLWNQQNGEGESVLNLRKMTNIGTFRAYLNEYLRNHPRIRKDMTLMVRQLAPDANGLPIEIYAFTNTVVWAEYEEIQADIFDHIFAVVDEFGLRIHQSPTGNDIRSLAGVITQ; encoded by the coding sequence ATGCAGGAATTAATTGCTCAGGTTGAAGAGTTAGGGATTGAAATTAATCACACCACTTCGTTAGTGATTATCTTTGGTATTATTTTTCTTACCGCCATCATTGTTCATTTTATTTTGCACAAAGTGGTGCTCCGCGCTTTTGAGAAACGCGCGCAGGCCAGCAGCCATTTATGGTTGCAGATCATTACGCAGAACAAGTTATTTCACCGCCTGGCGTTTACCCTTCAGGGGATAATCGTCAACGTTCAGGCGGTACTGTGGCTGCAAAAAGGTAGCGAAGCAGCGGAAATGCTCACCACCTGCGCGAAGCTGTGGGTGATGGTGTATGCCCTGCTCTCTTTCTTCTCGCTGCTGGACGTGATTTTTAATCTGTCACAGAAAATGGCGACCGCCTCGCAGTTGCCGCTGAAGGGGATCTTCCAGGGTATCAAGCTGGTGAGCGCTATTCTGGTGGGGATCTTAATTATCTCCCTGCTGATCGGCCAGTCACCCGCCATTCTGATCAGCGGCCTGGGGGCCATGGCAGCGGTATTAATACTGGTGTTTAAAGACCCGATACTCGGACTGGTGGCGGGCATTCAGCTCTCCGCCAACGACATGCTGAAGCTCGGCGACTGGCTGGAGATGCCGAAATACGGCGCCAACGGCACGGTGACGGACATTGGTCTCACCACGGTTAAAGTTCGCAACTTCGATAACACCATCACCACCATTCCGACGTGGGCGCTGGTCTCCGACGCCTTTATCAACTGGAGCGGCATGTCTGCCTCCGGCGGGCGACGCATTAAGCGCAGCCTGAATATTGATACCACCAGCATTCACTTCCTGGACGAGCATGAGCAGCAGAAGCTGATTCAGGCGAAGCTGCTGAAGCCTTATCTGGCCGCACGTCATGAGGAGATTAACCTGTGGAATCAGCAAAACGGTGAAGGGGAATCGGTATTAAACCTGCGCAAGATGACCAATATCGGCACCTTTCGCGCCTACCTGAATGAATATCTGCGTAACCACCCGCGGATTCGCAAAGATATGACGCTGATGGTGCGCCAGCTGGCGCCTGACGCAAATGGTCTGCCGATTGAAATATATGCCTTCACCAACACGGTGGTCTGGGCAGAATATGAAGAGATTCAGGCTGACATCTTCGACCATATTTTTGCCGTGGTGGATGAATTTGGTCTGCGTATTCATCAGTCCCCCACCGGGAACGATATTCGCTCCCTGGCGGGCGTTATTACACAATAA
- a CDS encoding LacI family DNA-binding transcriptional regulator, with protein sequence MSIQKIAQLAGVSVATVSRVLNNSDTVKAKNRERVLQAIKESNYQPNLLARQLRTARSYMILVMVSNIANPFCAEVVKGIEEEAEKNGYRILLCNSGSDIERSRSGLSLLSGKIVDGIITMDAFSKLPELAGLIGSAPWVQCAEYADAGTVSCVGINDVDASQHAISQLANGGRKRIAMINHDLSYKYARLRERGYKSVIHLRDLDYQAVEYARDLSSSAGMAAMQNLLKDNPPDAVFAVSDTLAAGALRAIQQAGLRVPEDIAVVGFDGTELAEMISLTTIEQPSRDIGRKAVDLLLNKIDNPDAPTERIMLDWRFISRAST encoded by the coding sequence ATGTCAATCCAGAAAATCGCTCAGCTTGCCGGGGTGTCCGTGGCAACGGTCTCGCGCGTGCTTAACAACAGCGATACCGTGAAGGCGAAAAACCGCGAGCGCGTCCTGCAGGCCATTAAAGAGAGCAACTACCAGCCCAATTTGCTGGCGCGTCAACTGCGTACCGCGCGCAGCTATATGATCCTGGTAATGGTCTCGAATATCGCCAACCCGTTCTGCGCGGAAGTGGTGAAGGGCATTGAAGAGGAAGCCGAGAAGAACGGCTACCGCATTCTGCTGTGTAACTCCGGATCGGATATCGAACGCTCCCGCTCGGGGTTAAGCCTGCTGTCGGGCAAAATCGTCGACGGCATTATCACCATGGATGCCTTCTCAAAACTGCCTGAACTCGCCGGGCTGATCGGCTCCGCGCCGTGGGTGCAGTGCGCTGAATACGCCGACGCCGGAACGGTTTCCTGCGTGGGCATCAATGATGTGGACGCGTCACAGCATGCCATCAGCCAGCTTGCCAACGGCGGACGCAAACGTATCGCGATGATCAATCACGATCTCAGCTACAAATATGCCCGCCTGCGCGAACGCGGTTATAAGAGCGTGATTCACCTGCGGGATCTGGATTATCAGGCGGTGGAGTACGCCCGCGATCTCAGCTCCAGCGCGGGCATGGCGGCGATGCAAAATCTGCTGAAGGACAACCCGCCGGACGCGGTATTTGCGGTGTCCGATACCCTTGCGGCAGGGGCGCTGCGGGCCATACAGCAGGCGGGGCTGCGCGTGCCGGAGGATATCGCGGTGGTGGGGTTTGACGGTACGGAGCTGGCAGAGATGATCTCGCTGACCACCATTGAACAGCCTTCGCGGGATATCGGGCGCAAGGCGGTCGATCTGCTGTTGAATAAGATCGACAACCCGGATGCGCCCACGGAAAGAATCATGCTGGACTGGCGCTTTATTTCCCGCGCCAGTACCTGA
- a CDS encoding Gfo/Idh/MocA family protein, whose product MINVGIIGSGFIGPAHIEALRRLGFVQVVALCDGTFARAQEKARQLNVPHAFDSVEALLAHPDLHVVHNCTPNHLHAEINRQILRAGKHVFSEKPLCMTPDEARELVALAEQAGVVHGVSFVYRQFAMVRQAASMMNAGSIGRLFASHGSYLQDWMLLETDYNWRVDAALGGASRAVADIGSHWCDTVQFVTGRRITEVMADLSIVWPTRKANVAGNHTFTHDEHAQYEEKPVTTEDFGSVLFRFDDGSKGCFSVSQVSAGRKNRLTFEINGSERSVAWDQEVPQQLWIGHRAQASQTLSDDPTLMNRDVADSAHFPGGHIEGWPDAFKNMMAQFYRAVQAGVMPERPEFATFHDGANVMYIIDAIVKSHQQQRWVRVQA is encoded by the coding sequence ATGATTAACGTCGGCATTATCGGCAGCGGGTTTATTGGCCCGGCGCATATCGAGGCGCTTCGGCGTCTCGGGTTTGTGCAGGTGGTGGCGCTCTGCGACGGTACGTTTGCCAGGGCGCAGGAAAAAGCGCGTCAGCTTAACGTGCCGCACGCCTTCGACAGCGTGGAGGCGTTGCTTGCACATCCGGATTTACACGTGGTGCACAACTGCACGCCAAACCATCTGCACGCGGAGATTAACCGCCAGATCCTGCGCGCGGGTAAGCACGTATTCTCCGAAAAACCGCTGTGCATGACGCCGGACGAGGCGCGTGAGCTGGTGGCGCTGGCGGAGCAGGCGGGTGTGGTACACGGCGTCAGCTTTGTCTATCGCCAGTTTGCCATGGTGCGCCAGGCGGCAAGCATGATGAACGCGGGCAGCATCGGGCGGCTGTTCGCCTCGCACGGCAGCTATCTGCAGGACTGGATGCTGCTGGAAACGGACTACAACTGGCGGGTGGATGCGGCGCTCGGTGGCGCATCGCGCGCGGTGGCAGATATCGGCTCGCACTGGTGCGACACGGTGCAGTTTGTCACCGGGCGGCGCATCACCGAGGTGATGGCCGATTTATCCATCGTCTGGCCGACGCGCAAGGCAAATGTGGCAGGCAATCACACTTTCACTCACGATGAACACGCGCAGTATGAAGAAAAACCGGTCACCACCGAAGATTTTGGCTCAGTGCTGTTCCGCTTTGACGACGGCAGCAAAGGCTGTTTTAGCGTTTCGCAGGTGAGCGCCGGGCGCAAAAATCGCCTGACCTTTGAAATCAACGGCAGCGAGCGGTCGGTGGCATGGGATCAGGAGGTGCCGCAACAGCTGTGGATCGGCCATCGCGCGCAGGCCAGTCAGACGCTGAGCGATGACCCGACGCTGATGAACCGCGATGTGGCCGACAGCGCCCACTTCCCCGGCGGGCATATCGAAGGCTGGCCCGATGCGTTTAAAAACATGATGGCGCAGTTTTACCGTGCCGTGCAGGCTGGCGTGATGCCTGAGCGGCCCGAGTTTGCGACGTTCCACGACGGGGCGAATGTGATGTATATCATTGATGCCATTGTGAAAAGCCATCAGCAGCAGCGCTGGGTTCGTGTGCAAGCGTAA
- a CDS encoding sugar phosphate isomerase/epimerase — protein sequence MRTIKGPGIFLSQFIGVNAPFNTLKGLAGWAAAMGYKAVQIPCNHPAIFDVQKASESQTYCDDITGTLAEHGLVISELSTHLEGQLVAVNPVYSDAFDHFAPVAVRGNEAARQAWATEKLKQAAVASARLGLKAHATFSGSLAWPFFYPWPPHNEPRFQAAFQELATRWRPILDAFDEQGVNVCFELHPGEDLHDGVTFERFLALVDNHPRCNILYDPSHMLLQQMDYLTFIDIYHARIKAFHVKDAEFRPNGRSGVYGGYQPWLNRAGRFRSLGDGQIDFKGIFSKLTQYDFDGWAVLEWECCLKDGDTGAREGSEFIRRHIIPVSGRAFDDFAAGGNDD from the coding sequence ATGAGAACGATTAAGGGACCGGGTATTTTTCTGTCGCAGTTTATTGGTGTGAATGCACCGTTCAACACGCTTAAAGGGCTGGCGGGCTGGGCGGCAGCGATGGGCTATAAGGCGGTGCAGATCCCCTGTAACCATCCGGCTATTTTTGATGTGCAGAAAGCGTCTGAAAGCCAGACCTATTGTGATGACATCACCGGCACGCTGGCGGAGCACGGGCTGGTGATCAGCGAGCTGTCGACCCATCTGGAAGGGCAGCTTGTGGCGGTGAACCCGGTGTACAGTGACGCGTTTGACCACTTCGCCCCTGTAGCCGTACGCGGCAATGAGGCCGCCCGGCAGGCGTGGGCTACAGAAAAACTGAAACAGGCCGCCGTGGCCTCGGCGAGATTAGGCCTGAAGGCGCATGCCACCTTCTCCGGCTCGCTGGCATGGCCGTTTTTCTACCCGTGGCCGCCGCACAATGAGCCGCGTTTTCAGGCGGCGTTCCAGGAACTGGCCACCCGCTGGCGCCCGATTCTGGACGCCTTTGACGAGCAGGGCGTGAACGTCTGTTTTGAGCTGCATCCGGGGGAAGATCTGCACGATGGAGTGACCTTTGAGCGTTTTCTGGCGCTTGTTGATAACCACCCGCGCTGCAACATTCTCTACGACCCAAGCCATATGCTGCTCCAGCAGATGGACTACCTGACCTTTATCGACATCTACCATGCACGTATTAAAGCGTTTCACGTGAAGGATGCCGAGTTTCGTCCCAACGGGCGTAGCGGCGTGTACGGTGGCTACCAGCCGTGGCTCAACCGTGCCGGGCGGTTCCGTTCACTGGGTGACGGACAGATCGACTTCAAAGGCATCTTCAGCAAGCTGACCCAGTATGATTTTGACGGCTGGGCGGTACTGGAGTGGGAGTGCTGCCTTAAGGACGGCGATACCGGTGCCCGCGAAGGCAGCGAGTTTATTCGCCGTCACATCATTCCGGTCTCCGGGCGCGCATTTGATGATTTTGCCGCAGGAGGCAACGATGATTAA
- a CDS encoding MFS transporter, producing the protein MVSTTESSGKAIAPHRLLVPRLSLMMFLQFFIWGSWSVTLGLVMTQHNMSLLIGDAFSAGPIASILSPFVLGMLVDRFFASQKVMAVMHLAGAAILWFVPGALIAENGALLIGLLFGYTLCYMPTLALTNNIAFHSLANVDKTFPVVRVFGTIGWIVAGIFIGVTGVAASVTIFQVAAVSSVLLALYSLTLPHTPAPAKGLPVQVRDLFCADAFALLKTRHFFVFSVCAMLISVPLGTYYAYTASYLADAGIADVSTAMSFGQMSEIFFMLVIPLLFRRLGVKIMLLIGMLAWFVRYALFALGVSEEGRILLYLGILLHGVCYDFFFVVGFIYTDRVAGEKVKGQAQSMIVMFTYGIGMLLGSQISGALYNRLVAGQAVPQAWVTFWWIPAVAAAAIALIFLLTFKYEDDKA; encoded by the coding sequence ATGGTGTCAACAACTGAAAGTAGTGGAAAGGCGATAGCACCGCACCGGCTGCTGGTGCCGCGTCTGTCGCTGATGATGTTTCTGCAGTTTTTTATCTGGGGAAGCTGGTCGGTCACGCTGGGTCTGGTGATGACCCAGCACAACATGTCGTTGCTGATTGGCGATGCGTTCTCTGCCGGGCCCATCGCCTCTATTCTGTCGCCGTTTGTGCTCGGGATGCTGGTGGATCGCTTCTTCGCTTCGCAAAAGGTGATGGCGGTGATGCATCTCGCCGGGGCGGCGATCCTGTGGTTTGTGCCGGGCGCGCTGATTGCTGAAAACGGTGCGTTGCTGATTGGCCTGCTGTTCGGCTATACGCTCTGCTACATGCCGACGCTGGCGCTGACCAACAATATCGCCTTTCACAGCCTGGCGAACGTGGATAAAACCTTCCCGGTGGTGCGCGTGTTCGGCACCATCGGCTGGATTGTGGCGGGCATTTTCATCGGCGTTACCGGCGTGGCGGCAAGTGTCACCATCTTCCAGGTGGCGGCAGTCAGCTCCGTGCTGCTGGCTCTCTACAGCCTGACGCTGCCGCACACGCCTGCTCCCGCAAAAGGGCTGCCGGTGCAGGTGCGCGATCTCTTCTGCGCGGATGCCTTTGCGCTGCTGAAAACCCGCCATTTCTTCGTCTTTTCCGTTTGCGCGATGCTGATCTCCGTCCCGCTTGGCACCTACTACGCCTACACCGCCTCGTATCTGGCGGATGCGGGTATTGCGGATGTCAGCACCGCCATGTCGTTCGGGCAGATGTCTGAGATCTTCTTCATGTTGGTCATTCCGCTGCTGTTCCGCCGCCTGGGCGTGAAAATCATGCTGCTGATCGGCATGCTGGCGTGGTTTGTGCGTTATGCCCTGTTCGCGCTGGGCGTCAGCGAGGAGGGGCGCATCCTGCTCTATCTCGGCATTCTGCTGCACGGTGTCTGCTACGATTTCTTCTTTGTCGTCGGCTTTATCTATACCGACCGGGTAGCAGGCGAAAAGGTCAAAGGTCAGGCGCAGAGCATGATTGTGATGTTTACCTACGGTATCGGCATGCTGCTTGGCTCGCAGATTTCCGGCGCGCTCTATAACCGCCTGGTGGCCGGGCAGGCCGTTCCGCAGGCGTGGGTCACGTTCTGGTGGATCCCGGCGGTGGCTGCCGCGGCGATCGCGCTGATTTTCCTTCTCACGTTTAAGTATGAAGATGACAAGGCGTAA
- a CDS encoding helix-turn-helix domain-containing protein: MATLKELMAQQSAESQERIAAKVEVMRRIVALNQLREELNVSQTELAAAMGVKQPTVAKIEQPGNDPRLSTLKRYVSALGGELSIDVTLPNGKRIAFEI, encoded by the coding sequence ATGGCAACGCTAAAAGAACTTATGGCACAACAGAGCGCGGAAAGTCAGGAGCGTATTGCGGCGAAAGTTGAAGTGATGCGCAGAATTGTTGCGCTGAACCAACTGCGGGAAGAGCTCAATGTTTCGCAGACAGAACTGGCTGCGGCAATGGGGGTAAAACAACCCACGGTGGCGAAAATCGAACAGCCGGGAAACGACCCCCGACTTTCAACGCTCAAACGCTATGTGAGTGCGCTTGGAGGGGAGCTAAGCATCGATGTGACGTTACCAAACGGGAAACGGATAGCGTTTGAGATTTAA
- the pheP gene encoding phenylalanine transporter yields the protein MKDASSASGNGSTEASSEQNPTLQRGLQNRHIQLIALGGAIGTGLFLGIGPAIQMAGPAVLLGYGIAGVIAFLIMRQLGEMVVEEPVSGSFAHFAYKYWGPFAGFLSGWNYWVMFVLVGMAELTAAGIYMQYWLPEVPTWVWAAAFFIIINAVNLVNVRLYGETEFWFALIKVLAIIGMIGFGLWLLFSGHGGERATIDNLWQHGGFLATGWKGLILSLAVIMFSFGGLELIGITAAEARDPHKSIPKAVNQVVYRILLFYIGSLVVLLALYPWVEVKSDSSPFVMIFHDLNSNVVASALNFVILVASLSVYNSGVYSNSRMLFGLSVQGNAPKFLTRVSRRGVPVNSLLLSGAITSLVVLINYLLPKSAFGLLMALVVATLLLNWIMICLAHLRFRAAMRRKGRETQFKALFYPAGNYICIAFLAMILVLMCTIDDMRLSAMLLPVWVVFLFIAFKLSRKK from the coding sequence GTGAAAGACGCGTCATCCGCTTCAGGCAACGGTAGCACTGAAGCTTCGTCGGAACAGAACCCGACGCTGCAACGTGGTTTGCAAAATCGACATATTCAGTTAATTGCCCTTGGCGGCGCGATCGGTACCGGGCTGTTTCTCGGTATCGGCCCCGCCATTCAGATGGCTGGCCCGGCGGTGCTGCTGGGGTACGGTATCGCCGGGGTTATCGCCTTCCTGATCATGCGCCAGCTCGGCGAGATGGTCGTCGAAGAGCCGGTGTCAGGCTCGTTCGCTCACTTTGCCTATAAATACTGGGGCCCGTTCGCTGGCTTCCTCTCCGGCTGGAACTACTGGGTGATGTTTGTGCTGGTGGGAATGGCTGAGCTGACCGCCGCAGGCATCTATATGCAGTACTGGCTGCCCGAGGTGCCAACGTGGGTCTGGGCTGCGGCCTTCTTTATTATCATCAACGCCGTTAACCTCGTGAACGTGCGCCTGTATGGTGAAACCGAGTTCTGGTTCGCGCTGATCAAGGTGCTGGCGATTATCGGCATGATCGGCTTTGGCCTGTGGCTCCTGTTCTCCGGTCACGGCGGCGAGCGTGCCACTATCGACAACCTCTGGCAGCACGGCGGCTTCCTGGCGACGGGCTGGAAGGGGTTGATCCTGTCCCTGGCGGTGATTATGTTCTCGTTCGGCGGGCTGGAGCTGATTGGGATCACCGCGGCCGAAGCGCGCGATCCACATAAAAGCATTCCGAAAGCGGTTAACCAGGTGGTGTACCGTATTCTGCTGTTCTACATCGGCTCGCTGGTGGTGTTGCTGGCGCTCTATCCGTGGGTGGAAGTGAAGTCCGACAGCAGTCCTTTTGTGATGATTTTCCACGATCTGAACAGCAACGTGGTAGCCTCGGCGCTGAACTTCGTCATTCTGGTGGCGTCGCTGTCGGTCTATAACAGCGGGGTGTACTCCAACAGCCGCATGCTGTTTGGCCTTTCCGTACAAGGTAACGCCCCGAAATTCCTCACCCGCGTCAGCCGCCGCGGCGTACCGGTCAACTCTCTGCTGCTATCCGGGGCCATTACGTCGCTGGTGGTATTGATTAACTACCTGCTGCCGAAATCCGCCTTTGGTCTGCTGATGGCACTGGTTGTCGCCACGCTGCTGCTGAACTGGATCATGATCTGCCTGGCGCACCTGCGTTTTCGCGCCGCGATGCGCCGCAAAGGGCGTGAGACACAGTTTAAGGCGCTGTTCTATCCGGCAGGCAACTACATCTGTATCGCGTTCCTGGCGATGATCCTGGTGCTGATGTGCACCATCGACGACATGCGCCTGTCCGCGATGCTGCTGCCGGTGTGGGTGGTGTTCCTGTTTATCGCGTTTAAACTCTCACGCAAAAAGTAG
- a CDS encoding PhoX family phosphatase yields MGRPLKSVFKKEHRDDITNRSANPVFSEVAEVFLSRRRFLQMGAVAGAAVSFPFLIKPENAIAAVSKPSALAKAVSLGFTSIDVSKEDTVRVPEGYIARPFYRWGDPTGIKDKMPAFKPDASNTTDEQAVQAGMHHDGMAWFSLPQGEQNPEHGLLALNHEYIDNGMLFTDGTANWSLDKARKGQNAMGVSVVEVKKTGSDWQVVRPSSYARRITVSTPMQLTGPARHQDLMKTAADPQGERVLGTMQNCANGHTPWGTYLTCEENWSDIFVKKADLNPLEKRYGISDSDESYRWNEVDDRFSVDKTPNEPNRFGWVVEIDPYDPTSTPRKHTALGRFKHEGAAVTLAADNRVVVYMGDDQKFEYIYKFVSDKKYDPANREANMQLLTSGTLYVARFNEEGSGDWLPLIFGQNGLDKSNGFENQGDLLIKTRLAADVVGATKMDRPEWIAVDPYASGSVYCTLTNNSDRGKEGKAPVDAANPRANNVFGHIMHWHEEGADPASARFKWDILVMAGRTDSDDPKAKGSMQGAAFGSPDGLSFDHQGVLWIQTDVSSSTINKKAYEGMGNNQMVATIPGTNEYRRFLTGPRGCEITGIAFTPDNRTLFINIQHPGEGGDDITDPANPRAVSNWPDANPNGRPRSSTVVITKADGGIIGS; encoded by the coding sequence ATGGGCAGACCCCTCAAATCCGTATTTAAAAAAGAACATCGCGACGATATCACTAACCGCAGCGCTAACCCGGTATTCTCCGAGGTTGCGGAGGTATTCCTCTCTCGTCGCCGCTTTTTACAGATGGGCGCCGTAGCGGGCGCTGCCGTTTCATTCCCTTTTCTGATCAAACCCGAAAATGCCATTGCCGCGGTATCGAAGCCTTCCGCGCTGGCAAAAGCGGTTTCCCTGGGCTTTACCAGCATCGACGTCTCCAAGGAAGATACGGTCAGGGTGCCGGAAGGCTATATTGCCCGCCCGTTTTATCGCTGGGGCGACCCGACGGGGATTAAAGATAAGATGCCGGCTTTCAAACCGGATGCCAGCAACACCACCGACGAACAGGCCGTGCAGGCGGGCATGCACCACGACGGTATGGCGTGGTTTAGCCTGCCGCAGGGGGAACAAAACCCTGAGCATGGCCTGCTGGCGCTGAATCACGAATACATTGATAACGGGATGCTGTTTACCGACGGCACGGCGAACTGGAGTCTCGACAAGGCCCGTAAGGGGCAGAACGCGATGGGCGTGTCGGTGGTAGAAGTGAAAAAAACGGGCAGCGACTGGCAGGTGGTTCGCCCGTCTTCGTATGCCCGCCGTATTACCGTCAGTACGCCGATGCAGCTTACCGGCCCGGCGCGGCATCAGGATTTAATGAAAACCGCCGCCGACCCGCAGGGGGAACGCGTACTGGGCACCATGCAAAACTGCGCCAACGGCCATACGCCGTGGGGCACCTATCTCACCTGCGAGGAGAACTGGTCGGATATTTTTGTCAAAAAAGCCGACCTTAACCCGCTGGAAAAACGCTACGGCATCAGCGACAGCGATGAATCCTACCGCTGGAACGAGGTGGATGACCGGTTCAGCGTCGATAAAACCCCTAACGAACCCAACCGTTTCGGCTGGGTCGTGGAGATTGATCCCTACGATCCGACCTCCACGCCGCGCAAGCACACCGCCCTGGGCCGCTTCAAGCATGAAGGCGCCGCCGTCACGCTCGCCGCCGATAACCGCGTGGTGGTCTATATGGGGGACGATCAGAAGTTTGAGTACATCTATAAATTTGTCTCGGACAAAAAATACGATCCTGCAAACCGTGAAGCCAACATGCAGCTGCTCACCTCCGGCACGCTGTACGTCGCCCGGTTCAACGAGGAGGGAAGCGGCGACTGGCTGCCGCTGATCTTCGGGCAGAATGGTCTGGATAAAAGCAACGGTTTTGAGAACCAGGGCGATCTGCTGATCAAAACCCGCCTGGCGGCCGACGTGGTGGGGGCGACGAAAATGGATCGCCCTGAGTGGATAGCGGTCGATCCGTACGCCAGCGGCAGCGTCTACTGTACGCTCACCAACAACAGCGATCGCGGGAAAGAGGGCAAGGCGCCTGTTGATGCCGCTAACCCGCGCGCCAACAACGTGTTTGGTCATATTATGCACTGGCACGAAGAGGGAGCCGATCCTGCTTCTGCACGCTTTAAATGGGATATTCTGGTGATGGCCGGGCGTACCGACAGCGACGATCCGAAGGCCAAAGGCTCCATGCAGGGCGCGGCATTCGGCAGCCCCGATGGCCTGTCGTTCGATCACCAAGGCGTGCTGTGGATCCAGACCGATGTCTCTTCCAGCACCATTAATAAGAAAGCGTACGAAGGGATGGGCAATAACCAGATGGTGGCCACCATTCCGGGCACCAATGAGTATCGCCGTTTCCTGACCGGCCCACGCGGGTGTGAAATCACCGGGATTGCGTTTACGCCGGACAACCGCACGCTGTTTATTAACATTCAGCATCCGGGAGAGGGCGGGGATGATATTACCGACCCGGCCAATCCGCGTGCGGTTTCCAACTGGCCAGACGCGAACCCGAACGGACGTCCGCGTTCGTCAACGGTGGTGATCACCAAAGCGGACGGTGGGATCATCGGTTCGTGA